In one window of Frigoriglobus tundricola DNA:
- a CDS encoding leucine-rich repeat domain-containing protein produces the protein MSAFRLAALALAAATVVPAVAAEPNPATEKAVLAFQERGGRVVRADTVPGKPVTIVDLHRVAVTDADLAPLAGMTDLEVLDLSYTKVTDAGFKHVAKLTKLKQLSVYGTKVSDAGLVHLKGVVSLETLFLAETDIGDKGLEHLTGLGSLQAVELDHTQVTDAGLVSLGKLKKLRRLELHHNPGVTDAGLKHLEGLTNLGSIDLYKTKTTTAGSAALQKALPKTRVIGN, from the coding sequence ATGTCCGCCTTTCGTCTCGCCGCCCTCGCCCTCGCCGCCGCCACGGTGGTTCCGGCAGTCGCTGCGGAACCGAACCCGGCCACCGAGAAGGCGGTCCTCGCCTTCCAAGAGCGCGGCGGGCGGGTCGTCCGGGCGGACACGGTTCCGGGCAAGCCCGTCACCATCGTGGACCTGCACCGGGTCGCCGTCACCGACGCCGACCTCGCCCCGCTCGCCGGCATGACCGATCTGGAAGTCCTCGACCTGAGCTACACGAAGGTCACGGACGCGGGCTTCAAGCACGTCGCCAAGCTGACGAAGCTGAAGCAGTTGAGCGTGTACGGGACGAAGGTGTCAGACGCCGGGTTGGTTCACCTCAAGGGCGTGGTTTCACTGGAGACACTGTTCCTGGCCGAGACGGACATCGGGGACAAGGGGCTGGAACACCTGACCGGGCTGGGTTCCCTCCAGGCGGTCGAGTTGGACCACACGCAGGTGACGGACGCCGGACTCGTCTCGCTCGGCAAGCTCAAGAAACTGCGGCGGCTCGAACTGCACCACAACCCCGGCGTCACCGACGCCGGGCTAAAGCACTTGGAAGGGTTGACCAACCTCGGGAGCATTGACCTCTACAAGACGAAGACGACGACAGCGGGCAGTGCGGCCCTGCAAAAGGCGCTGCCGAAGACGCGGGTCATCGGCAACTGA
- a CDS encoding DUF4198 domain-containing protein, with amino-acid sequence MHFIRLPLLAVAFAAAPAPVVAHYHMLLPDKPSAKADEAVTFTYQFGHPFEHQLFDTQKPTELYVVAPDGTKTDLLAKLEKTAVDGGEGKKVAGYKFTFTPPKRGDYTVVAVSPEVKAEGESLPLRDVAKVVLHVQTQNGWDRRAVTAKASAVELSPLTRPYGLVGGMAFHVEADEPAEGDRKALAGIVIEAERYNATPPKELPPDEHVTRTARTNRSGSAVVTLTEPGWWSVTAVRERDKVQHRCTLWVSVDKQSTDK; translated from the coding sequence ATGCACTTCATTCGACTGCCGCTCCTCGCCGTTGCGTTCGCGGCGGCCCCCGCCCCCGTCGTCGCCCACTACCACATGCTCCTGCCGGACAAGCCGTCCGCGAAGGCGGACGAGGCGGTGACGTTCACCTACCAGTTCGGCCACCCGTTCGAGCATCAACTGTTCGACACGCAGAAGCCCACCGAGTTGTACGTCGTCGCGCCGGACGGGACGAAAACCGACCTCCTGGCCAAACTGGAAAAGACGGCGGTGGACGGCGGCGAGGGGAAGAAGGTCGCGGGCTACAAGTTCACGTTCACGCCGCCCAAACGGGGCGACTACACCGTCGTCGCCGTCTCCCCCGAGGTGAAGGCGGAAGGCGAATCGCTGCCGCTGCGGGACGTGGCCAAGGTGGTGCTGCACGTCCAGACGCAGAACGGCTGGGACCGGCGGGCCGTGACCGCGAAGGCGTCCGCCGTCGAACTCTCGCCGCTCACCCGCCCGTATGGGCTGGTCGGGGGCATGGCGTTCCACGTCGAGGCCGACGAGCCTGCCGAGGGGGACCGGAAGGCGCTCGCCGGGATCGTGATCGAGGCCGAGCGGTACAACGCGACCCCGCCGAAGGAACTTCCGCCGGACGAACACGTCACCCGCACCGCCCGCACCAATCGCAGCGGGTCGGCTGTCGTCACGCTCACCGAACCGGGCTGGTGGAGCGTCACCGCCGTCCGCGAACGGGACAAGGTTCAGCACCGCTGCACCCTGTGGGTGTCTGTGGACAAACAGTCAACCGACAAATGA
- a CDS encoding DUF4198 domain-containing protein, with protein MRTHLWRAVIVAASATSLLSRAAAHDLWLVPPASAKPNEKAVVSAVSGTKFPNGDHAPDPSKFAKRIVVAPDGTVSEADAGGMNDKAGLLTWTPAKDGVYAVAVQTVPRILKLDAEAFNDYLVSDGLPHIYRLRAKEKSLDQPSIERYSKSPKALVRVGDGKGGDPCKPLGLPLEIVPLTNPFGCKAGDALKVRVLFDGKALADANLGWDHPGDGQDPAGTVRTDAKGEAMVPIARTGLMTIRLTHMTRPKTKDYEWESFWTTLTFRIPE; from the coding sequence ATGCGAACCCATCTTTGGCGGGCGGTGATCGTCGCCGCGTCCGCGACCTCGCTCCTCTCCCGCGCCGCCGCCCATGACCTCTGGCTGGTCCCGCCGGCTTCGGCGAAGCCGAACGAGAAGGCGGTGGTGTCGGCGGTGTCGGGGACCAAGTTCCCTAACGGGGATCACGCCCCGGACCCGTCGAAGTTCGCCAAGCGGATCGTCGTGGCACCGGACGGGACGGTGTCCGAGGCGGACGCCGGCGGGATGAACGACAAGGCCGGGTTGCTGACGTGGACGCCCGCGAAGGACGGCGTCTACGCGGTCGCCGTCCAGACCGTGCCGAGAATCCTCAAGCTCGACGCCGAGGCGTTCAACGACTATTTGGTGAGCGACGGGTTGCCACACATCTATCGCCTGCGGGCGAAGGAGAAGTCGCTCGACCAGCCGTCAATTGAGAGGTACTCGAAATCGCCCAAAGCGTTGGTGCGGGTCGGCGACGGCAAGGGCGGCGACCCGTGCAAACCGCTCGGCCTGCCGCTGGAGATCGTGCCGCTGACGAACCCGTTCGGCTGCAAGGCCGGTGACGCCCTGAAGGTGCGGGTGCTGTTCGACGGGAAAGCACTCGCCGACGCCAACCTCGGCTGGGACCACCCCGGCGACGGCCAAGACCCTGCCGGCACGGTTCGCACCGACGCGAAGGGCGAGGCGATGGTGCCAATCGCCCGGACGGGGCTGATGACCATCCGCCTCACCCACATGACCCGCCCGAAGACCAAAGACTACGAGTGGGAGTCGTTCTGGACGACACTCACGTTCCGTATTCCCGAGTAA
- a CDS encoding arsenate reductase ArsC, with translation MSPTKLVLFVCVENSNRSQMAEAFARMHAGDGVEAASSGSRPSGRVNPRAVEYMKEVGYDLTTHTSKSLDQFNGQEVEVAVTMGCGDECPLVKAKRREEWQIPDPKEMPPEQYREVRDLIERKVKELLASL, from the coding sequence ATGAGTCCGACCAAACTCGTCCTGTTCGTCTGCGTCGAGAACTCGAACCGGAGCCAGATGGCCGAGGCGTTCGCGCGGATGCACGCCGGTGATGGTGTCGAGGCGGCGAGTTCCGGCTCACGACCTTCCGGGCGGGTGAACCCCCGAGCCGTCGAGTACATGAAGGAGGTCGGCTACGACCTGACGACGCACACCTCGAAGTCGCTCGACCAGTTCAACGGCCAGGAGGTCGAGGTGGCGGTCACGATGGGCTGCGGGGACGAATGCCCGCTGGTGAAGGCCAAGCGGCGGGAGGAGTGGCAGATTCCCGACCCGAAGGAGATGCCGCCCGAGCAGTACCGCGAAGTCCGCGACCTGATCGAGCGGAAGGTCAAGGAACTCCTGGCGAGCCTCTGA
- a CDS encoding DUF6428 family protein, whose protein sequence is MKLDTILAILSENPAAALHLMLPDHSFVPAHFHVTEVGRVQKDFIDCGGTVRSTTTCVLQVWVAQDHDHRLDTTKLAHIIRLASPLLKATDLPVEVEYENGAVSQFPVTEAEVTPSGVLLHLGTKHTACLAQDRCGIGAVETACCATPGCC, encoded by the coding sequence ATGAAGCTCGATACCATCCTCGCCATCCTGTCGGAGAACCCGGCGGCGGCACTTCACCTGATGCTACCGGACCACAGCTTCGTGCCGGCGCACTTCCACGTCACCGAGGTCGGGCGGGTCCAGAAGGACTTCATCGACTGCGGCGGCACCGTCCGCTCCACGACGACGTGCGTCCTGCAAGTGTGGGTGGCTCAGGACCACGACCACCGGCTCGACACGACGAAACTGGCCCACATCATCCGGCTCGCCTCCCCGCTGTTGAAGGCCACCGATCTGCCGGTCGAGGTCGAGTACGAGAACGGGGCGGTGTCGCAGTTCCCGGTGACTGAGGCCGAGGTCACGCCGTCCGGCGTCCTCCTTCACCTCGGCACCAAGCACACGGCGTGCTTGGCCCAGGACCGCTGCGGCATCGGCGCTGTGGAAACGGCGTGTTGCGCGACGCCCGGCTGTTGTTGA
- a CDS encoding MIP/aquaporin family protein, protein MRKLVAEAFGTFCLVFAGTGAVVVNDTHGGVVTHVGVALTFGLVVLAMIYTVGDVSGCHLNPAVTLGFFAARRFEWRRVVPYILAQCVGAVLASLALRAMFPAHPSLGATLPAGTVLQSWVMEFVLTLMLMVVILSVSTGSKEKGILAGVAVGAVIALEAMFAGPVSGASMNPARSLAPAVVAGRLDHLWVYLTAPVVGALAGVVVCSAIHAPGECCRPESETKS, encoded by the coding sequence ATGCGTAAGCTCGTCGCCGAGGCGTTCGGCACCTTCTGTCTGGTGTTCGCCGGGACCGGCGCGGTCGTCGTCAACGACACCCACGGCGGGGTCGTGACCCACGTCGGGGTGGCCCTCACCTTCGGCCTCGTCGTGCTGGCCATGATCTACACGGTCGGCGACGTGTCAGGCTGCCACCTGAACCCCGCCGTCACGCTCGGTTTCTTTGCCGCCCGCCGCTTCGAGTGGCGGCGGGTGGTGCCGTACATCCTCGCCCAGTGCGTCGGGGCGGTCCTCGCCAGCCTCGCATTGCGGGCCATGTTCCCGGCGCACCCGTCGCTCGGGGCTACCCTGCCCGCCGGCACCGTCCTCCAGTCCTGGGTGATGGAGTTCGTGCTGACCCTGATGCTCATGGTGGTGATCCTCAGCGTATCCACCGGGTCGAAGGAGAAGGGCATCCTGGCTGGTGTGGCGGTCGGGGCGGTCATCGCTTTGGAGGCGATGTTCGCCGGGCCGGTGTCGGGGGCGTCGATGAACCCGGCCCGGTCGCTCGCCCCGGCGGTCGTCGCAGGGCGGCTCGATCACCTCTGGGTGTACCTGACCGCCCCCGTGGTCGGGGCGTTGGCCGGGGTGGTCGTCTGTAGCGCGATCCACGCCCCCGGCGAGTGTTGTCGGCCCGAGAGCGAAACAAAGTCATGA
- a CDS encoding ArsR/SmtB family transcription factor, translated as MNRPKRPVGDCCEQPPLKDRPLMSPIQAGGLAAVFKVLANDTRLRLLHALVRADELCVTDLAASLGMKAQAVSNQLQRLSDLGILASRRDGNSIHYWLVDRCVQGLLEQGWCLMEEAGDRTPLTERAAQCCGDGTDA; from the coding sequence ATGAACCGACCGAAACGGCCCGTGGGCGACTGCTGCGAGCAGCCCCCGCTGAAGGACCGTCCGCTCATGTCGCCGATCCAGGCCGGCGGCTTGGCGGCGGTCTTTAAGGTGCTGGCCAACGACACCCGGCTACGGCTCCTGCACGCCCTGGTCCGTGCCGACGAACTGTGCGTCACCGACCTCGCCGCCTCGCTCGGCATGAAAGCCCAGGCCGTGTCGAACCAACTCCAGCGACTTTCCGACCTGGGCATTCTGGCGTCCCGCCGCGACGGGAACAGCATCCACTACTGGCTGGTGGATCGCTGCGTCCAGGGGCTGCTCGAACAGGGCTGGTGCCTGATGGAGGAGGCCGGCGACCGCACCCCGCTGACCGAACGGGCTGCCCAGTGCTGCGGGGACGGAACAGATGCGTAA
- a CDS encoding DEAD/DEAH box helicase family protein: protein MANDSILAPGSRVIVRDEEWLVRSSVPVATGGYAVRVVGTSELVRNQERSFLTELEEKFGSAIVEMRPEDTRLVADDSPKYRRSRLYLESLLRRSPPTDDRVYIGHQAALNSSRYQLVPAQRALAALRPSVGIFDGVGIGKTLEVGILLAELIKRGRGERILVVALKSILAQFQQELWSRFGIALVRLDTDGMQRVRAKIPANKNPFYYFTGLLQHVVTVHLRYSRPRRSWSLDADLDVLLDGGRQSHSSAIVCGNWILGSVSDSLLSERNPLGRLAAYPREERRRDSLPNLLAVYAYGSVSATCSCRVTGNFGEDLVSRGAALGWPRHQSLPHGAAAGTPRLRPTSECGRGRVRPGRIPAAVRSHPCEGISGESQCRVRPRVPAPVRDGAAEERAGGPFVQDQTVVPSSAP from the coding sequence ATGGCAAATGACTCGATCCTGGCACCCGGCTCTCGCGTCATCGTGCGCGACGAAGAGTGGCTCGTCCGGTCGTCGGTGCCGGTCGCGACGGGCGGCTACGCCGTCCGGGTCGTAGGCACCTCGGAGTTGGTCCGCAATCAGGAGCGGTCGTTCCTGACCGAACTCGAAGAGAAGTTCGGCTCGGCCATTGTGGAGATGCGGCCCGAGGACACGCGGCTGGTCGCTGACGACAGCCCGAAGTACCGCCGGAGCCGGCTCTACCTCGAAAGTCTCCTCCGCCGGTCGCCGCCTACGGACGACCGAGTCTATATCGGTCATCAGGCGGCACTGAACTCCTCCCGCTACCAACTGGTCCCGGCCCAGCGGGCGTTGGCGGCGTTGCGGCCCAGCGTCGGCATCTTCGACGGCGTCGGCATCGGTAAAACGCTGGAGGTCGGCATCCTCCTGGCCGAACTGATCAAGCGCGGGCGGGGCGAGCGCATCCTCGTCGTTGCCCTAAAGTCGATCCTGGCCCAGTTTCAACAGGAACTCTGGTCCCGGTTCGGCATCGCCCTCGTCCGACTCGACACGGACGGAATGCAGCGGGTGCGGGCCAAGATCCCGGCCAACAAGAACCCGTTCTACTACTTCACCGGCCTGCTCCAGCATGTTGTTACGGTCCACTTGAGGTACAGCCGCCCACGGAGAAGCTGGAGCTTGGACGCAGATCTGGATGTACTTCTCGACGGCGGACGGCAGAGCCATTCCTCGGCCATAGTGTGTGGAAACTGGATATTGGGAAGCGTCAGTGATTCCTTGCTGTCTGAGCGGAATCCACTCGGGCGGCTCGCCGCGTACCCCAGAGAAGAGCGCCGACGAGACTCTCTTCCAAACCTACTGGCTGTCTACGCTTACGGTTCTGTCTCGGCGACCTGTTCCTGTCGAGTAACCGGCAATTTTGGCGAGGATCTGGTCAGTCGCGGGGCTGCCCTTGGGTGGCCCCGACATCAATCCCTTCCTCACGGTGCCGCAGCCGGGACACCCCGACTGCGACCGACTTCGGAATGTGGAAGAGGACGGGTACGTCCGGGGCGAATTCCTGCCGCCGTCCGGTCACATCCGTGTGAAGGTATCAGCGGAGAAAGCCAGTGTCGAGTACGTCCGCGCGTACCTGCCCCAGTCCGAGACGGGGCAGCGGAAGAACGGGCAGGTGGGCCATTCGTTCAAGATCAGACCGTAGTTCCGTCGTCGGCACCATGA
- a CDS encoding helix-turn-helix domain-containing protein, with translation MTFAEKMRELRDAKGLSETKLADLSGVPFGTVHEYGLGRRKPSFAAVIKLAKALDVDCTAFAACTDLTDSEKPTEEPKPVKPSPTKKGGKK, from the coding sequence ATGACGTTCGCCGAGAAGATGCGCGAGCTGAGGGACGCCAAGGGCTTGAGCGAGACGAAGCTCGCCGATTTGAGCGGGGTTCCTTTCGGGACGGTACACGAGTACGGCCTCGGTCGGCGCAAGCCATCGTTCGCGGCCGTCATCAAGTTGGCGAAGGCTCTGGATGTGGACTGCACCGCATTCGCGGCCTGCACCGATCTCACCGATAGCGAGAAGCCGACTGAGGAGCCGAAGCCGGTGAAGCCATCGCCGACGAAGAAGGGCGGGAAAAAGTGA
- a CDS encoding helix-turn-helix domain-containing protein, producing MSPPDPIRRLQASARAAAEHVAPGERAARVVVFDTRGAKVLDMTIPASASVTEDERPAMPTVGWCVTDRGATFDGKAVPVTGRKRDVLRVLVENETATVDDLRAAWGDYKAEESTIRWQIGELKKALKAAFPDYPGELIEATGNGYRLLIR from the coding sequence ATGTCCCCACCCGATCCCATCCGACGGCTCCAGGCGTCCGCCCGCGCCGCCGCCGAACACGTCGCGCCGGGCGAGCGGGCGGCGCGCGTCGTCGTGTTCGATACCCGCGGGGCGAAGGTGTTGGATATGACCATTCCCGCGTCCGCGTCCGTGACGGAGGACGAACGGCCGGCGATGCCAACAGTCGGGTGGTGCGTCACCGACCGCGGGGCGACGTTCGACGGCAAGGCCGTGCCCGTTACCGGGCGCAAACGGGACGTGTTGCGGGTGCTGGTCGAGAACGAGACCGCCACGGTGGACGACCTGCGCGCCGCGTGGGGCGACTACAAGGCCGAAGAGAGCACGATCCGCTGGCAAATCGGGGAGCTGAAGAAGGCACTCAAGGCAGCGTTCCCCGACTACCCCGGCGAGTTGATCGAGGCCACCGGCAACGGCTACCGACTGCTGATCCGGTGA
- a CDS encoding terminase small subunit yields MSRPLNPKQLKFVDRYLATGNATQSYIDAGYAGRGRAAENAASRLLGSVGVKAAIDGARAKALKTHEVTAEWVVTGLKKEAEREGEGASHAARVQAYKLLGTTVGLFDEKHVHEHSGPGGSAIPLNLTTLSDDELRALDGLLARAALPPAPAHLGDPGAGPGGTGPTEPE; encoded by the coding sequence ATGAGCCGGCCGTTGAACCCGAAGCAACTGAAGTTCGTCGATCGCTACCTCGCAACCGGGAACGCGACACAGAGTTACATCGACGCCGGGTACGCCGGTCGCGGTCGGGCGGCGGAGAACGCTGCGAGCCGGTTGTTGGGTTCTGTTGGGGTCAAAGCGGCCATTGACGGAGCCCGCGCGAAGGCCCTGAAGACGCACGAGGTCACTGCCGAGTGGGTCGTGACCGGACTCAAGAAAGAAGCCGAGCGCGAGGGCGAGGGCGCATCCCACGCGGCCCGTGTCCAGGCGTATAAGCTGCTCGGCACAACGGTCGGCCTGTTCGACGAAAAGCACGTGCACGAGCACTCCGGCCCCGGCGGTAGCGCGATCCCGCTGAACCTCACGACACTCTCCGATGACGAACTCCGCGCCCTCGACGGGCTCCTCGCCCGCGCCGCCCTTCCGCCCGCCCCCGCTCACCTCGGCGACCCGGGAGCAGGTCCGGGCGGAACTGGCCCGACGGAACCTGAGTGA
- a CDS encoding DnaB-like helicase C-terminal domain-containing protein — MSFANIPAALRERSQWVLWKNVTRDGEPTKVPVRPDGGAAKSTDPSTWSSFEQARAAFDPARHAGLGFVFSEADPFVGIDLDGCRDPETGRVAEWAREIITKFGTYAEVSPSRTGVKLFARGKSPFDRGRKFALPEAERLTEKSPAIEVYSHGRYFAVTGQRVVGPTEPTEAPEALAWLKEKLSPAVPPPAIPAPDFHSPAAVLDRARKYLAKVPPAVSGQGGHNATYRAACVLVLGFELSDTDATALLLEWNTNCQPPWSQKDIERKVREAKKASGERGYLRNVPLANWDTVRVPAYKAPEPKSAPRTTTLAAAADRFIEGLKSGPPPLVGTSVPELDYALGGGLAFGEMVIFGGRPSHAKSAVALQAAHHWTRKSTPHSGPCVIISEEMSALALGKRTMQHISDVGQTRWPTAVEQLRSELQNYTAARHDTFVVESCGTAAAAVEAIERHVAEHGCKFAIVDYAQLLKSPGNNRYEQVTNTSIALRQLVSRTQIVLLVLAQLGRGIEQRSGQFEPMMSDLKETGQFEQDADVIAFLCWPHRLDSKEPMERYQFYVMKCRERGIRRSIVEALFVPDRQMVRDRSSADAERSDSDGSL; from the coding sequence ATGAGCTTCGCGAACATTCCCGCTGCGCTCCGCGAACGCAGCCAGTGGGTTCTCTGGAAAAATGTGACGCGTGACGGTGAACCGACCAAGGTTCCGGTCCGGCCGGATGGCGGCGCGGCCAAGTCCACCGACCCCAGCACCTGGAGCAGCTTTGAGCAGGCGCGGGCCGCGTTCGACCCGGCCAGACACGCCGGGCTGGGGTTCGTCTTCAGCGAAGCCGATCCGTTCGTCGGCATCGACCTGGATGGGTGCCGCGATCCCGAAACCGGACGGGTCGCCGAGTGGGCGCGCGAGATCATCACAAAGTTTGGCACCTACGCCGAGGTGTCCCCATCCAGGACCGGCGTCAAGCTGTTCGCGCGCGGCAAGTCGCCTTTCGATCGCGGCCGAAAGTTCGCGCTGCCGGAGGCCGAGCGGCTGACCGAAAAGAGCCCCGCGATCGAGGTATACAGCCACGGCCGGTACTTTGCGGTTACCGGGCAGCGCGTGGTGGGGCCGACCGAGCCGACCGAGGCTCCGGAGGCGCTGGCGTGGCTGAAGGAAAAACTCTCGCCCGCCGTTCCGCCCCCGGCGATCCCGGCGCCCGACTTCCACAGTCCCGCTGCGGTGCTCGATCGCGCGCGAAAGTACCTCGCGAAAGTGCCGCCCGCCGTGAGCGGACAGGGCGGCCACAACGCCACCTATCGCGCCGCGTGCGTACTCGTGCTGGGCTTCGAGCTTTCGGACACAGACGCGACCGCGCTGCTGCTCGAGTGGAACACGAACTGCCAGCCGCCCTGGTCCCAGAAGGACATCGAGCGCAAGGTGCGCGAGGCGAAGAAAGCGAGCGGAGAGCGCGGGTACCTGCGGAACGTTCCTCTTGCGAACTGGGACACCGTCCGCGTGCCGGCGTACAAGGCACCCGAGCCCAAATCGGCGCCGCGCACGACGACGCTCGCGGCCGCTGCAGACCGGTTTATCGAGGGCCTGAAGAGCGGCCCGCCGCCGCTCGTGGGCACGTCGGTCCCCGAACTCGATTACGCCCTGGGCGGCGGCCTCGCGTTCGGCGAAATGGTGATCTTCGGGGGCCGCCCTTCGCACGCGAAAAGCGCCGTCGCGCTTCAAGCGGCCCATCACTGGACGCGCAAGTCCACGCCGCACAGTGGGCCGTGTGTGATCATCTCCGAGGAGATGTCCGCGCTGGCGCTCGGTAAGCGCACGATGCAGCACATCTCCGATGTGGGCCAGACGCGCTGGCCCACCGCTGTCGAGCAGCTGCGAAGCGAATTGCAGAACTACACCGCCGCGCGGCACGACACGTTCGTCGTCGAGAGCTGCGGCACCGCGGCGGCCGCTGTCGAAGCGATCGAGCGGCACGTTGCCGAACACGGGTGCAAGTTCGCAATCGTGGATTACGCACAGTTGCTGAAATCGCCCGGCAACAACCGCTACGAGCAAGTGACCAACACAAGTATTGCTCTCCGTCAACTCGTCTCGCGCACCCAGATCGTGCTTTTAGTTCTGGCGCAACTCGGCCGCGGCATCGAACAACGGTCGGGGCAGTTCGAGCCCATGATGTCGGACTTGAAGGAGACCGGGCAGTTCGAACAGGACGCCGACGTCATTGCCTTCCTGTGCTGGCCTCACCGGCTGGACTCGAAGGAGCCGATGGAGCGCTACCAGTTTTATGTCATGAAGTGCCGGGAGCGCGGCATCCGTCGCTCCATCGTCGAGGCGCTGTTCGTACCGGACCGCCAGATGGTTCGCGACCGCTCTTCGGCTGATGCGGAGCGGAGCGACAGCGACGGATCGCTGTGA
- a CDS encoding helix-turn-helix domain-containing protein encodes MMGGAGTLARPTRFALLNDFVDRGQAGLRRGGCGSAVALWLTIWRFAGEGDCARVAVDTLAACYGTDRRNVQRMLAQLEQHSYLAIVDRGKRGRGTCATYRLLVPAELNASPVVEKCVTTTHLPVEENASQLRIYDANKCVPSTHFEEVNASPGRILEGTKCVLATHITSPEKCVTTTHLTELNASPVVEKCVTTTHEQKQKKKEEPPLPPAVAGGADSEPGKRRGRSRDAADDPRAAVIPATLDTPEFREAWDAFIDHRAKKGKKNALTLRAAHLQLQVATKLGPAVAVERINRAIMNGWLALEYDRDRDNGPAIKASAAEPKAPQCRPLTPFESQHCAYTPVSGYQRDSSGQLVLDKLCGDLTCEHCRPRRKKEAA; translated from the coding sequence GTGATGGGCGGCGCTGGCACCTTGGCGCGGCCAACTCGGTTCGCGCTCCTGAACGACTTCGTCGACCGAGGCCAAGCTGGATTGCGCCGGGGCGGGTGCGGCTCTGCCGTCGCGCTCTGGCTCACCATCTGGCGGTTCGCGGGCGAAGGGGATTGCGCGCGGGTCGCCGTGGACACGCTTGCCGCGTGCTACGGGACCGATCGCCGGAACGTGCAGAGGATGCTGGCCCAGCTCGAGCAGCACAGCTACCTCGCGATCGTCGATCGGGGCAAGCGGGGCCGCGGCACTTGCGCCACCTACCGGCTGCTCGTGCCTGCGGAATTAAATGCGTCACCAGTGGTCGAAAAATGCGTCACCACGACGCATCTACCGGTAGAAGAAAATGCGTCACAGCTACGCATTTACGACGCGAACAAATGCGTCCCCAGCACGCATTTTGAAGAAGTAAACGCGTCGCCAGGACGCATTTTAGAGGGCACTAAATGCGTCCTGGCGACGCATATTACCTCTCCGGAGAAATGCGTCACCACGACGCATTTGACGGAATTAAATGCGTCACCAGTGGTCGAAAAATGCGTCACCACGACGCATGAACAGAAACAGAAGAAGAAAGAAGAACCCCCCTTACCCCCCGCTGTCGCGGGGGGAGCCGACTCGGAGCCGGGAAAACGAAGAGGGCGTTCCAGAGACGCGGCCGACGACCCGCGGGCGGCCGTGATCCCGGCGACACTCGATACCCCCGAGTTCCGGGAGGCGTGGGACGCGTTCATTGACCACCGCGCGAAGAAGGGCAAGAAGAACGCTCTGACACTCCGCGCCGCGCACTTGCAGTTACAGGTCGCCACCAAGCTCGGGCCGGCGGTTGCCGTGGAGCGCATCAACCGCGCGATCATGAACGGCTGGCTCGCACTGGAATACGACCGCGACCGCGACAACGGACCCGCAATAAAAGCGTCGGCTGCCGAACCGAAGGCCCCGCAGTGCCGCCCTTTGACCCCGTTTGAATCTCAGCACTGCGCTTATACCCCCGTCAGCGGGTATCAGCGTGATTCCAGCGGACAGTTGGTCCTCGATAAGCTCTGCGGCGACCTGACGTGTGAACACTGCCGGCCGCGCCGCAAGAAGGAGGCCGCATGA
- a CDS encoding TIGR02996 domain-containing protein yields the protein MTERDALLRAICANPDDDTPRLVYADRAWAQNAAQAA from the coding sequence ATGACCGAACGCGACGCCCTGCTCCGCGCGATCTGCGCCAACCCCGACGACGACACGCCGCGGCTGGTGTACGCGGACCGGGCGTGGGCGCAGAACGCGGCCCAGGCCGCGTGA